The following is a genomic window from Flavobacterium crassostreae.
TAATCATTAATAATTTAATTATTTAAAGAATAAAAAGTATGCAATTTAATTTTTTTCTTTAATAGTTCCACCAAATGTGGTTTCTTTATTGATTTGTTTTGGTTTTCCGAAAATCAATACAGTACCTCCTGCTTTGACTTTGGCATCTACTAAGGTTGTGGCGTACACTGCTGCATTACCTCCTGCCGAAATAGTTATTGTAGTTTGTTGGGTATGCAGATCTTTGGATTCTAGCATACCGCCTGTGGTAAGTACTGCCACTTGATTGCTGGCTTTACCAGTGAGTACAATACTGCCTCCAGTAACTGCTTTGACACGGACTTTATCCAAATCTAATTTTAAACTAATTTCTGCACCTTCTTTGACATTTAAATCCAGAATACTGGCCTTAAAGGTTTCGTTGCTAGTTACCAATGCGCCTTCACTGGCATCTATTGCATTTAGGTTGGTATAATACAACGTAATGGTAGTAGCATCTCCAGAGAGGAGTTTTGGAAAAGGCATTCGTATTTTTAGTTCGCCATTTTTTTGGATTAACTCTACTTCATCTTCTCGTTCTCCGGTTATAGTAATTCTATTTTCGGTAGAAGCTATCAATTGTACCTGGAGTTTATCAAAGACTTTTAGAGTACTAAAATCAGCTAAATTTTTGTCTACCTGAGCAGTTGCACCTTGGATCGCTAAGGCAAATACGAAGAGAAATAGATTTTTCATGGTTTTGTTTAATTTAGTAGTTACTCATTTCTTCTTAAAAAATTAAAATCCAATTGTTTTTTGACTAAATCGGCATTTTTAACTTTTACATATATTTCGTCGCCTAATTGTAATAATTTATTTGTAGTAGCACCAACTAAGGCATATTGTTTTTCATCAAAGGTGTAATAATCTTCTTTGATATCTCGGGTGCGTACCATTCCTTCGCATTTGTTTTCTATGATTTCTACATAAATACCCCATTCTGTAACGCCGGAGATAACTCCCAAAAATTCTTGATCTTGGTGGTCTTGCATGTATTTTACTTGCATGTATTTGATCGAATCTCTTTCGGCATTGGTGGCTAAACCTTCCATGGTAGAGCAATGCAAACATTTGGTTTCGTAGAGTTCTTGATCTACAGATTTGGCACCATCCAAATAAAACTGTAACAAACGGTGTACCATAACGTCTGGATAACGACGAATAGGTGAGGTAAAATGCGAATAATAATCAAATGCCAAACCATAATGCCCTATATTATCTGTAGAATATTTGGCTTTACTCATAGTTCTAATTGCTAGGGTATCAATTAAATTTTGTTCTTTTTTGCCATTCACATCAGCCATCAATTGGTTTAAAGATTTAGAAACATCTCCTTGTTTAAAATCAATTTTATAACCAAACTTAGCTATCACAGCTTGCATAGCAAAGAGTTTATCTTCATTAGGCTCGTCATGAATTCTGTAAATAAATGTTTTCTTTTGTTTACCAATATACTCTGCTACTTTTTTGTTAGCCAAAAGCATAAATTCTTCAATTAAATGGTTGGCATCTTTGGAAACTTTAAAATAAACTCCTTCTGGTTCGCCTTGATCACTCAAATTGAATTTTACTTCTACTTTATCAAATGAAATGGCACCATCTTGCATTCTTTTTCTTCTCAAAATCTTAGCTAGCGAATCTAATTTAAGCGTTGCTGCGAGGATTTCTTCCGAAACTTGATACGAACTACCCGTTATAGAAATTGCTTCCGGAATGGTATCGTCTTTGGTCTCTATGAGGTATTGTGCTTCTTCGTATGCAAATCGTTGGTCCGAATAAATCACTGTGCGACCAAACCATTGGTTAATCACTTCACTTTTTTCGGAAATCTCAAATACAGCCGAGAAGGTATATTTTTCTTCTTTCGGACGCAAAGAACACGCAAAATTAGACAACACTTCGGGCAACATTGGCACTACCCTATCTACCAAATAAACCGAGGTGGCTCGTTGGTAGGCTTCATCATCTAAGATGGTTCCTTCCTCTAGATAGTACGAAACATCTGCTATGTGAATTCCAATTTCGTAGTTCCCGTTTTCGAGTTTTTTAAAGGATAACGCATCATCAAAATCCTTGGCATCTTTGGGATCTATGGTAAAGGTTAGCGTATCGCGCATGTCTCTACGATTGGCAATTTCGGCTTCTGTTATCGAAGTATCAATCTTTTGTGCGTAGGTTTCTACCTCAATAGGAAACTCAGACGGCAAACCATATTCGGCTAAAATGGCATGAATTTCGGTATCGTGTTCTCCGGGTTTTCCGAGTACTTTTATTACTTTTCCAAAAGGGCTATCCGCTCTAGCGGGCCAATCTTCAATGTGAACCAAAACTACATCTCCTTGCTCTGCATCTCCTATTTTGTCCTTGGGTATAAAAATATCGGTGTACATCTTAGGGTTTGCGGTAGACACAAAAGAAAAATTCTTCTGGATGTCTATAACCCCAACAAAATCTGTTTTGTTTCTTTCTACAATTTCAATAACCTCTCCCTCAGGACGTTTTCCTTTTCTTCGGTTATAAACGTATACTTTTACGGTGTCTTTGTCTAGGGCGTGATTTAGGTTATTGGTAGGTATAAATACGTCTTCTTCTAAATCAGCACATACAAAATAGGCGGTTTTACGCCCAGTCATGTCTATTTTGCCTTCGTAATAATCCGAACTAGCTGCCTTGATCAGATAGCTTCCTGGTTCGGACTCAATAATCTTGTTTTGCGAAGCTAAAATTTTTAGATCCTTGATAATTTGGTTCCTGCTTTGGGTATCATCAAGATCTAGTTTAGCTCCTATTTGTTTGTAATTAAATGCTTTATTAGCACTCTGGGAGAGTATTTTTATAATCTTATCCGAGAAGTCTTTCTCTTTTTTTACTGGCTTTCGTATTCTTTTGCTCATAAATCGTTTCTTAAAGTCTGAAAAATACAAAATAGTTGCCAGTTATAAGAACAAATTGCCAGTTTTAAACAAATTATAACTTTCTGGGTTTGGATTATTTCTTAGATTGCATTAGACTGCTTTCCATAAATTTGCTGCTTTGCTTTACTACATTTCTAAAAAAACAAAGCAATCCTTTTATGTCTTTAGATTTTTTCTGTTCTAGATACCTAACAGAAACTTCTATTTAAATTTCTTTATTTTTTGGAGAGTTGTCAACACATATATAATTAAACAAAAAGAAAAATTAAATTTAAATTATTTATTAATGGGTATTATAGCGTGTTAATAGCTACTATAAATTTTGGTCTAAAAGGTTTGAATCTAACTTTTGGTAGCTTTATATGGGGTTATTAACATCTTTTTGTTTTGTTAAAGTACTTGTTTTGAGGTATTTTAGTGTTTTAATTAACAACTGTTGATAAGTTACAAAATGCTAAAATTGTAAATAACTATTTTTAAAAAACATGTTAATAAACCAGATTTAAGTATGGATAACTTTTCTAAAAAAGACACAAACTAAATTAGGATATTAAAACTGGGTTTTGGATTAACCTTTTTTTAGTGATTTCCAAAATTTAGTTCTTATTTTCTTTAGTTACTTATTAACAATTTGTATTAACAAACGGCTGCTTGAATACCAGCACTTTAGCATGCACTATTAACAATCTGTTTTTTAGACAATTTATTTTTAAGTGAAGCCTTGATTAACAGGGTTTTAGTTGTTTTTAAATATGGTTAATAACTATATAAAATACAGTATAGCAGTTAGTTATAACAAACTTTTTTTAATTTTATTTAAAAAAAGTTTTTAGGGTATCTATCCCACCATTGTTTTTGGTAAATTTGCTTGCACAACTTAATACATATATAATGAAAATTGCAATAGGAAACGATCATGCTGGTCCAGAATACAAAAAAGCCATTCTAGAAATGCTTAGCGCTAAAGGCTACCAAGTTACTAATTATGGAACGGATACTACGGATAGTGTAGATTATCCAGATTTTGCACACCTAGTAGCTACGGATGTGGCAACGGCCAAAGTAGATTTTGGTATTTTAATTTGTGGTAGCGGTAATGGTATCTCTATGGCTGCCAACAAACATCAAAATGTTCGTGCTGGTTTGTGCTGGATTAAAGAAATTGCAGTATTGGCCAGACAGCATAATGACGCTAATATTGTTAGTATTCCAGCTCGTTTTACTTCTATCCCACAAGCGGTAGAGATTGTAGAAGCTTTTTTGAGTACAGATTTTGAAGGAGGCAGACACCAAAATAGAGTGCATAAAATAGCGTGTAGCTAATTATAAATCGGGCTGCTTCGCAGCGATACATTTTAAAAGCAGTACCATCCAAGGTGCTGCTTTTTTTAGTGTAAACGATAAAAACAGACAGCACCCACAAGCAGTATTTGAAACAAAACAAGTCCCCAAAATGAAAATAAATACTTTTTTTTGGAAGTTTTATGTCTAAAAACCAGCATCCCCACTCCTGCCCCAATGGTTCCTCCAAAAGCAACAACCCCCAAAAGTGTTTTTTCGGGAATTCTTCTTTTGTGCTTTTTAGCTAAATATTTGTCGTAGCCCGTTATGGCAAATCCAAAAATAGTTAGCACTAAAAAATAGTAGAATAAAACCATGATTTAACTCCAATTACGTTTCAAAGATATTATTTTAGCCGTCCGAAAAAAAATAAAATGAACAACATACAATACATTTCCAAGTCCGTTGCCACGGCAACAATGAATATTCAAAAAACCGTACAATTATTACAAGAAGACTGTACCATACCGTTTATTTCCCGTTACCGAAAAGATACTACTGGAAACCTAGACGAGGTACAAATTGAAACCATAGCCAAACTTCAAAAAGAATATGAAGCAATTGTAAAACGCAAAGAAGCAATCCTAAAAGCCATTATGGAACAAGGAGCCATGACCGAAACCTTGTTTGCTAAAATCGATAAAAGTTTTGATTTGCAAGAATTAGAAGATTTTTATTTGCCTTTCAAAAAGAAGAAAAAAACCAAGGCGGATGTGGCCCGTGAAAACGGATTGGAACCGTTGGCCAAAATAATTATGTCGCAAGGCAAGGAAGATGTTGCTTTTTTGTCGACCAAATATTTGAACGAAACGGTCCGTAACGAAGAAGCTGCATTACAAGGCGCTCGCGATATTATAGCCGAGTGGATTAACGAAAACAGCCATGTCCGCAAACAATTGCGACGCCTCTATGAACGCAAAGCAACCATTACAACCAAGGTAGTTAAAACCAAAAAAGACGACGAAGCAGCCCAAAAATTCAACCAATATTTTGATTGGTCCGAGCCGTTAACCAAGGCACCTTCGCACCGTTTAATGGCCATGTTGCGTGCCGAAAACGAAGGTTTTATCAAGTTTAAAATAGAAGTTGACCCCGAGGATGCTTATGCACTTATCGATCAATTGGTTTTAAAAGGACAAAATGCCAGTACCTCTCAGGTGCAATTAGCCATTGAAGACAGTTACAAAAGGTTACTACATCCAGCAATTTCTAACGAAGCACTGCAAGAAGCCAAGACCAAGGCCGATGCCAATTCCATTCAGGTTTTTGCCAATAATTTAGGGCAGTTATTGTTGGCACCACCCTTGGGCGAAAAACGAATTTTGGCTATTGACCCTGGTTTTAGATCGGGTTGTAAAGTGGTTTGTTTGGACCAAAAAGGCGATTTACTGTACAACGAAACTATTTATCCGCATGCGCCGCAAAACGAAACGGCAATGGCCATGAAAAAAATAAAATCCATGGTGAATGCGTATCAAATCGATGCAATATCCATTGGTAATGGAACTGCTTCGCGCGAAACCGAATTTTTCATCAAGAAAATTGCTTTGGATAAACCAGTGCAAGTTTTTATTGTTTCTGAGGCAGGAGCTTCGGTATATTCTGCGTCTAAAACTGCTCGCGAAGAATTTCCAGATTATGATGTTACCGTGCGTGGTTCGGTTTCTATTGGCAGAAGGCTCTCCGATCCGTTGGCCGAAT
Proteins encoded in this region:
- a CDS encoding head GIN domain-containing protein; amino-acid sequence: MKNLFLFVFALAIQGATAQVDKNLADFSTLKVFDKLQVQLIASTENRITITGEREDEVELIQKNGELKIRMPFPKLLSGDATTITLYYTNLNAIDASEGALVTSNETFKASILDLNVKEGAEISLKLDLDKVRVKAVTGGSIVLTGKASNQVAVLTTGGMLESKDLHTQQTTITISAGGNAAVYATTLVDAKVKAGGTVLIFGKPKQINKETTFGGTIKEKN
- the rnr gene encoding ribonuclease R; amino-acid sequence: MSKRIRKPVKKEKDFSDKIIKILSQSANKAFNYKQIGAKLDLDDTQSRNQIIKDLKILASQNKIIESEPGSYLIKAASSDYYEGKIDMTGRKTAYFVCADLEEDVFIPTNNLNHALDKDTVKVYVYNRRKGKRPEGEVIEIVERNKTDFVGVIDIQKNFSFVSTANPKMYTDIFIPKDKIGDAEQGDVVLVHIEDWPARADSPFGKVIKVLGKPGEHDTEIHAILAEYGLPSEFPIEVETYAQKIDTSITEAEIANRRDMRDTLTFTIDPKDAKDFDDALSFKKLENGNYEIGIHIADVSYYLEEGTILDDEAYQRATSVYLVDRVVPMLPEVLSNFACSLRPKEEKYTFSAVFEISEKSEVINQWFGRTVIYSDQRFAYEEAQYLIETKDDTIPEAISITGSSYQVSEEILAATLKLDSLAKILRRKRMQDGAISFDKVEVKFNLSDQGEPEGVYFKVSKDANHLIEEFMLLANKKVAEYIGKQKKTFIYRIHDEPNEDKLFAMQAVIAKFGYKIDFKQGDVSKSLNQLMADVNGKKEQNLIDTLAIRTMSKAKYSTDNIGHYGLAFDYYSHFTSPIRRYPDVMVHRLLQFYLDGAKSVDQELYETKCLHCSTMEGLATNAERDSIKYMQVKYMQDHQDQEFLGVISGVTEWGIYVEIIENKCEGMVRTRDIKEDYYTFDEKQYALVGATTNKLLQLGDEIYVKVKNADLVKKQLDFNFLRRNE
- the rpiB gene encoding ribose 5-phosphate isomerase B is translated as MKIAIGNDHAGPEYKKAILEMLSAKGYQVTNYGTDTTDSVDYPDFAHLVATDVATAKVDFGILICGSGNGISMAANKHQNVRAGLCWIKEIAVLARQHNDANIVSIPARFTSIPQAVEIVEAFLSTDFEGGRHQNRVHKIACS
- a CDS encoding DUF1294 domain-containing protein, encoding MVLFYYFLVLTIFGFAITGYDKYLAKKHKRRIPEKTLLGVVAFGGTIGAGVGMLVFRHKTSKKKYLFSFWGLVLFQILLVGAVCFYRLH
- a CDS encoding Tex family protein, which translates into the protein MNNIQYISKSVATATMNIQKTVQLLQEDCTIPFISRYRKDTTGNLDEVQIETIAKLQKEYEAIVKRKEAILKAIMEQGAMTETLFAKIDKSFDLQELEDFYLPFKKKKKTKADVARENGLEPLAKIIMSQGKEDVAFLSTKYLNETVRNEEAALQGARDIIAEWINENSHVRKQLRRLYERKATITTKVVKTKKDDEAAQKFNQYFDWSEPLTKAPSHRLMAMLRAENEGFIKFKIEVDPEDAYALIDQLVLKGQNASTSQVQLAIEDSYKRLLHPAISNEALQEAKTKADANSIQVFANNLGQLLLAPPLGEKRILAIDPGFRSGCKVVCLDQKGDLLYNETIYPHAPQNETAMAMKKIKSMVNAYQIDAISIGNGTASRETEFFIKKIALDKPVQVFIVSEAGASVYSASKTAREEFPDYDVTVRGSVSIGRRLSDPLAELVKIDPKAIGVGQYQHDVDQNKLKEELDHTVIRCVNSVGVNINTASKHLLRYVSGIGEKLAENIVNYRSENGAFENRKQLKKVPRLGEKAYQQAAAFIRILNAKNPLDNSAVHPEAYGIVEKMAKDLKLSVNDLISNKEKTALIKPENYVTADIGVLTLQDIIKELEKPGLDPRKAATVFEFDPNVKTIKDVKPGMLLPGIVNNITNFGCFVDIGVKESGLVHISQLKEGFVSDVNQVVKLHQQLTVKVTEVDEDRKRIQLTMVF